One Bacillota bacterium genomic window carries:
- the spoIIIAE gene encoding stage III sporulation protein AE, with translation MAGWIVVAPSACLAWDDVVNEQLKTLDMTGLESFLRDIDQSMRDYFPNLSLAEILQAPGEGNRINLSISSVFSGILRMLAREVVANLRLLGQLIVLAVLCTLLMTFSSGFEAQTVTSLAHGMAFAVLAIMGLNSFHVATTLAVATIENMTSLMYVLMPVLFTALAAVGGVATVAAVNPIVVMVAGGVGTLIKNIVFPLILLSITVDIVGRVFERVQVGRLAGLLRDAAVMSLGFALCIFLGIMSIRGIGASVGDGVSIRAAKFVSNTFVPVVGKMFSDAVGVVAGCSLLIQSAASIAGLLGIVMVCLHPIMKLLAVVVMYKVAGAVTQPLGDERLSGALNALGNGLMLVLVTVASVALVFFVCIAVVVALSNITVAIR, from the coding sequence ATGGCCGGATGGATAGTGGTCGCGCCCTCCGCCTGTCTGGCCTGGGATGATGTGGTAAATGAGCAGCTCAAAACGCTGGACATGACCGGCCTTGAGAGCTTCCTGCGAGATATCGATCAGAGTATGAGGGACTACTTCCCCAACCTGTCTCTGGCGGAAATCCTTCAGGCGCCGGGGGAGGGTAATAGGATCAATCTCAGCATCTCCTCTGTCTTTAGCGGGATCCTGCGCATGTTGGCCAGGGAGGTTGTGGCAAACCTCCGCCTGCTGGGGCAGCTTATCGTCCTGGCCGTGCTGTGCACCCTGCTTATGACATTCTCATCGGGCTTTGAGGCCCAGACGGTAACATCGCTCGCCCACGGAATGGCCTTTGCAGTGCTGGCCATAATGGGGCTCAATAGCTTCCACGTGGCGACGACACTGGCGGTAGCGACCATAGAAAACATGACGTCGCTGATGTATGTCCTCATGCCGGTTCTCTTCACGGCCCTCGCGGCCGTTGGCGGAGTTGCGACCGTGGCCGCCGTCAATCCCATTGTTGTCATGGTGGCGGGCGGGGTGGGCACGTTGATCAAGAACATAGTGTTCCCCCTGATCCTCCTCTCCATAACCGTCGATATTGTCGGCAGGGTCTTCGAGCGCGTTCAAGTCGGGAGGCTGGCCGGCCTGTTACGGGATGCGGCCGTGATGTCGCTGGGCTTTGCCCTTTGTATCTTTCTGGGGATCATGTCGATTCGGGGGATTGGGGCGTCGGTCGGTGACGGGGTGTCCATCAGGGCCGCGAAGTTTGTGAGCAATACATTTGTGCCCGTCGTGGGCAAGATGTTTTCGGATGCCGTCGGCGTCGTGGCAGGCTGTTCGCTCCTGATCCAGAGCGCCGCAAGCATAGCCGGCCTCCTCGGCATTGTGATGGTCTGTCTTCATCCCATCATGAAGCTGCTCGCGGTGGTCGTGATGTATAAGGTAGCCGGGGCGGTTACACAACCCCTTGGGGATGAAAGGCTGTCAGGCGCCCTAAACGCCCTGGGAAACGGGCTCATGCTGGTCCTCGTCACCGTGGCCAGCGTGGCGCTGGTGTTCTTTGTCTGCATCGCCGTTGTTGTCGCTCTCAGCAACATTACAGTGGCAATAAGATGA
- a CDS encoding stage III sporulation protein AF: MILEALKSWIRDVIIMVFSLAMLEALLPRGEIKKAARIAVGLAIIAVILAPLTRIRDAGWGASAPLQLREEWLNGDAGRLSPGMGMDTGSGPGRDVDPAMAMSQEYIARGEAMRAAGERRLTEEARRRMERQVEALVGLGMSPGAGGARGGARGRSDGGEASQGNMPADISARVEIAPSSGGLAAIEVSIKCDRAGYAGGIAGGRDIDTERLRSLVADFYGLDRERVAVTIE, translated from the coding sequence GTGATCCTCGAGGCCCTTAAGTCGTGGATAAGGGATGTCATCATAATGGTCTTCTCCCTCGCAATGCTGGAGGCGCTCCTCCCCCGGGGGGAAATCAAGAAGGCGGCGCGCATCGCTGTCGGGCTGGCTATAATAGCCGTTATCCTGGCCCCGCTCACGAGAATCCGTGATGCCGGCTGGGGGGCCTCCGCGCCGTTGCAGCTCCGGGAGGAGTGGCTTAATGGGGATGCCGGGCGCTTATCCCCGGGCATGGGCATGGACACAGGATCGGGCCCGGGCCGCGATGTGGATCCGGCCATGGCCATGAGCCAGGAATACATAGCCCGCGGTGAGGCGATGCGGGCCGCCGGCGAACGCCGGCTGACGGAGGAGGCAAGGAGGCGCATGGAGCGTCAGGTGGAGGCGCTTGTCGGGCTCGGGATGTCGCCCGGTGCCGGCGGCGCGCGTGGCGGCGCACGCGGCAGGAGCGATGGCGGCGAGGCCAGCCAGGGGAATATGCCTGCGGATATATCGGCAAGGGTTGAAATCGCCCCCTCCTCGGGCGGCCTGGCTGCGATAGAGGTTTCTATCAAGTGCGATAGGGCGGGATATGCCGGGGGGATAGCTGGTGGGAGAGATATAGATACGGAGAGGCTCAGGAGCCTCGTGGCCGACTTTTACGGGCTAGACCGCGAACGGGTGGCGGTCACAATTGAGTAA
- a CDS encoding SpoIIIAH-like family protein, with product MRVLTRKRIFAWVAFIAAVIGMIAGARIMAPRWPGAAGKTGGDAIGDAVVDRTGMVQEESKAPGEPEAIMAMAAGPRDFFAESRLERDRARSRRMELLQDMLESSPEGSQERAAIQRELLRMSAAMENEERIEALIRARGYVDAVVFVSDNSCDIIVETSSGLTQVDARQIGDMAARTTGLAPQTITITERRPGQG from the coding sequence GTGAGGGTTCTGACCAGGAAAAGGATTTTTGCCTGGGTTGCCTTTATCGCGGCAGTGATAGGGATGATCGCAGGTGCGAGGATCATGGCCCCTCGCTGGCCGGGCGCGGCCGGCAAGACTGGTGGCGACGCTATCGGCGACGCTGTCGTGGATAGGACCGGCATGGTACAAGAGGAATCCAAGGCGCCGGGGGAACCCGAGGCGATAATGGCGATGGCGGCCGGGCCCCGCGACTTCTTCGCAGAGTCCCGCCTCGAGAGGGACCGGGCCCGTTCGAGGCGCATGGAATTACTACAGGATATGCTCGAGAGCTCGCCCGAGGGGTCCCAGGAGCGCGCCGCCATCCAGCGGGAGTTGCTGAGGATGTCGGCTGCGATGGAGAACGAGGAACGGATCGAGGCGCTGATCAGGGCCAGGGGCTACGTTGACGCCGTCGTCTTTGTCTCAGACAATTCATGTGATATCATAGTTGAGACGTCATCGGGCCTGACCCAGGTTGACGCCCGGCAGATCGGGGATATGGCCGCGCGCACGACGGGCCTTGCGCCCCAGACTATCACCATAACGGAGAGAAGGCCGGGCCAGGGTTGA
- the accB gene encoding acetyl-CoA carboxylase biotin carboxyl carrier protein, whose protein sequence is MGLEDVRRELKEIIRVLKGTDVSELDIETEGLKITIKRGFAEAQAGAQPRPAPPVMVSQEPPVVKAPAGEVEPAPERLAPPAGRGAGAEEPGKKDYLTIIAPMVGTFYRAPSPEEPPYVEVGDIVEHGQTVCIIEAMKLMNEIQSEVRGRVVEISVENGEPVEYGQVLFRLERL, encoded by the coding sequence ATGGGTTTAGAGGATGTTCGCCGCGAACTTAAAGAGATTATAAGGGTGCTAAAGGGAACAGATGTTTCCGAGTTAGATATCGAGACCGAGGGCCTGAAGATCACCATAAAACGCGGCTTCGCGGAGGCGCAGGCCGGCGCGCAGCCCAGGCCTGCGCCGCCTGTGATGGTCAGCCAGGAACCGCCCGTCGTTAAAGCCCCGGCTGGCGAGGTTGAGCCCGCTCCTGAAAGGCTTGCCCCGCCGGCCGGGAGGGGTGCGGGCGCTGAGGAACCGGGGAAGAAGGATTACCTGACGATAATTGCCCCGATGGTCGGCACTTTCTACCGGGCCCCCTCTCCAGAGGAACCCCCGTATGTGGAGGTCGGCGACATTGTTGAGCATGGCCAGACGGTCTGCATTATTGAGGCCATGAAGCTCATGAACGAAATACAGTCCGAGGTCAGGGGGAGGGTGGTCGAGATATCCGTTGAGAATGGTGAGCCCGTTGAATATGGCCAGGTGCTTTTCAGGCTGGAGCGATTGTAG
- the accC gene encoding acetyl-CoA carboxylase biotin carboxylase subunit translates to MFDKILIANRGEIALRIMRACWELGVKTVAVYSEADVDSLHVRLADEAYCIGPAPSARSYLNIPNIISAAVLSGADAIHPGYGFLAENAYFAEICASHDIKFIGPAAGAIEAMGDKAEAKRTMKAAGLPIIPGTDGVVEDEREAMRFAGEIGYPVIVKAAGGGGGKGMRIARSREELEKAIKVAQVEANAAFGTPAVYVEKFIEKPRHIEVQLLIDEKGNAIHLGERDCSLQRKHQKVLEEAPSPVVTSSLRKKLGELAIKGARAAGYTSAGTIEFLVDRDGNFYFMEMNTRIQVEHPVTEFITGIDLVKHQIRIAAGEELGLSQSDIKITGHAIECRINAEDPARGFLPSPGTVDFYHVPGGPGLRVDSALYQGYTVVPFYDSMVAKVVAWGKDREEAIARMDRALDEVIIDGIATNLDFQKRIVKSRAFRAARIYSDDDILSILGREGRSLS, encoded by the coding sequence GTGTTTGACAAGATCCTGATTGCCAATCGTGGCGAGATCGCTTTGAGGATCATGAGGGCGTGCTGGGAACTGGGCGTAAAAACCGTGGCAGTCTATTCCGAGGCCGACGTGGACTCCCTTCACGTCCGGTTGGCGGATGAGGCCTACTGCATCGGCCCGGCCCCCAGCGCCAGGAGCTACTTAAACATCCCCAACATAATCAGCGCGGCGGTGCTCTCGGGGGCGGATGCCATCCACCCGGGTTACGGGTTTCTAGCGGAAAATGCATATTTTGCTGAAATATGCGCTTCGCATGACATCAAGTTCATAGGGCCGGCGGCGGGGGCTATTGAGGCCATGGGGGACAAGGCGGAAGCCAAGAGGACGATGAAGGCCGCGGGGCTCCCGATAATACCAGGCACGGATGGGGTCGTTGAGGATGAGAGGGAAGCCATGCGTTTCGCGGGTGAGATTGGGTACCCCGTAATAGTCAAGGCGGCCGGCGGCGGGGGCGGCAAGGGCATGAGGATAGCCCGGAGTAGGGAGGAGCTGGAAAAGGCCATAAAGGTCGCCCAGGTCGAGGCCAACGCCGCATTCGGGACCCCCGCCGTATACGTGGAGAAGTTCATCGAGAAGCCAAGGCATATAGAGGTCCAGCTCCTCATCGACGAGAAGGGGAACGCGATTCACCTCGGCGAGCGCGATTGTTCTCTGCAAAGGAAGCACCAGAAGGTGCTGGAGGAGGCGCCCTCACCTGTCGTCACCAGCAGCCTCCGGAAAAAGCTCGGGGAGCTTGCGATAAAGGGGGCCCGGGCCGCCGGTTACACGAGCGCCGGGACCATTGAGTTTCTTGTAGACAGGGATGGCAATTTTTATTTTATGGAGATGAATACGCGCATTCAGGTGGAACACCCTGTCACCGAGTTCATCACCGGCATCGACCTGGTGAAACACCAAATCCGCATTGCAGCCGGCGAGGAGCTCGGCCTCTCCCAGTCTGACATCAAGATCACGGGCCATGCCATTGAATGCAGGATCAACGCGGAGGACCCTGCCCGGGGTTTCTTGCCCTCGCCGGGCACCGTCGATTTTTATCATGTCCCCGGCGGCCCGGGCCTCAGGGTTGACAGCGCCCTCTACCAGGGCTACACCGTGGTCCCATTTTACGATTCCATGGTCGCAAAGGTTGTGGCCTGGGGGAAGGACCGGGAGGAGGCTATAGCGAGGATGGACCGCGCGCTGGATGAAGTCATAATCGACGGGATAGCAACCAACCTGGATTTCCAGAAGAGGATCGTGAAGAGCCGGGCCTTCCGGGCGGCGAGGATTTACTCCGATGATGATATTCTATCCATTCTTGGCAGGGAGGGCCGTTCGTTGTCATAA
- a CDS encoding Asp23/Gls24 family envelope stress response protein, with protein MLSSKPYWGVAKVENETSIEAVGRGEELGSVRIANEVVGVIAGLAATEVEGIAGMSGGVVGGIAEILGRRNLAKGVKVEVGEKEAAVDLFVIVDYGVRIPDVAWKVQENVKRAIESMTGREVVEVNVHVQGVHFSQEEKGEPQQRVR; from the coding sequence ATGCTTTCCAGTAAACCCTATTGGGGGGTGGCGAAGGTGGAGAACGAGACCAGCATAGAAGCGGTCGGCCGGGGGGAAGAGCTAGGTAGCGTACGCATAGCAAACGAAGTCGTCGGGGTCATTGCCGGCCTGGCGGCCACGGAGGTTGAAGGGATCGCCGGGATGAGCGGCGGCGTTGTGGGTGGGATAGCGGAGATCCTGGGCAGGCGCAACCTTGCTAAGGGCGTCAAAGTCGAGGTGGGGGAGAAGGAGGCAGCTGTTGATCTCTTCGTGATCGTGGATTACGGCGTGAGAATCCCCGATGTGGCCTGGAAGGTCCAGGAGAACGTCAAGAGGGCTATTGAGAGCATGACGGGCCGGGAGGTTGTTGAGGTAAACGTCCACGTGCAGGGCGTGCATTTCTCGCAGGAGGAGAAGGGCGAGCCACAGCAGCGCGTGCGGTAG
- the amaP gene encoding alkaline shock response membrane anchor protein AmaP encodes MRTLDRLIVILAGLVLAAFALVMFGLISNGYFLDRALVLIEAWGRGARGGLAAIAFVALLIGVYLLELGFRTRRGPRAIVRGTSLGDVSISLAAIENLVRRAARQVRGIREVDTFVNASSEGIEVVLSVLVAPDLNIPEICDETQARLEQYIRETVGVEATRIKVNVRNIAAENRARVE; translated from the coding sequence ATGAGGACCCTGGATAGGCTCATAGTAATCTTGGCTGGTCTTGTTTTAGCAGCATTCGCGCTTGTCATGTTTGGTCTTATCTCAAACGGGTACTTTCTCGATAGGGCCCTGGTATTGATTGAGGCATGGGGAAGGGGAGCGCGCGGGGGTCTTGCCGCCATAGCTTTTGTGGCGCTTTTGATCGGCGTTTACCTCTTGGAGCTCGGCTTTCGCACGAGGCGCGGTCCTCGTGCGATCGTAAGAGGGACAAGCCTCGGTGATGTGAGCATCTCGCTCGCGGCGATAGAAAACCTCGTGAGGCGGGCGGCAAGGCAGGTAAGGGGAATACGGGAGGTTGACACGTTTGTCAACGCATCGTCGGAAGGCATTGAGGTGGTGCTATCGGTGCTTGTAGCCCCGGACCTGAATATCCCCGAGATATGTGACGAAACCCAGGCGCGCCTTGAACAGTACATCCGGGAGACGGTTGGCGTGGAAGCGACCAGGATTAAAGTCAACGTGCGAAACATCGCCGCCGAGAATAGGGCCCGGGTTGAGTAG
- a CDS encoding DUF2273 domain-containing protein, which yields MGNAWDREAWQGSTERGVGRMRPEIVELIRILIEHRGKVFGTFLGFIVGIIVIFYGWFDAISFAICVMVGYLLGRQADKKETLKEFFERVLPPIER from the coding sequence ATGGGAAACGCATGGGATAGGGAAGCATGGCAGGGAAGCACGGAAAGAGGTGTAGGCAGGATGCGCCCTGAGATCGTCGAGTTGATTCGCATCCTTATCGAGCACCGTGGTAAGGTTTTCGGCACCTTTTTGGGTTTTATCGTGGGCATTATCGTGATTTTTTACGGGTGGTTCGATGCAATCTCCTTTGCCATCTGCGTGATGGTTGGCTACCTCCTCGGGAGGCAGGCTGACAAGAAGGAGACCTTGAAGGAGTTCTTCGAAAGGGTGCTCCCACCAATAGAGAGATAG
- the nusB gene encoding transcription antitermination factor NusB, whose product MTRREIREVALKALYQVDIARTPVEDALKCALSSEPGGRRIPEANERFLTTLVSGTAQNLASLDEIISRFARGWAIERMGSIDRNVLRMAVYEMLYMDETSHGVAINEAVELAKKYGDQDSGKFVNGILASVAREMVDNRDNAGN is encoded by the coding sequence GTGACAAGGCGTGAAATAAGAGAGGTGGCGCTAAAGGCGCTTTACCAGGTTGATATCGCTCGCACCCCGGTCGAGGATGCCCTGAAGTGTGCCTTATCGTCGGAGCCGGGTGGGCGCAGAATCCCCGAGGCGAACGAGAGGTTTCTCACGACCCTGGTATCGGGCACCGCGCAGAACCTCGCGAGCCTCGATGAGATCATATCCAGGTTTGCGCGCGGGTGGGCTATCGAGCGGATGGGATCTATCGACCGGAATGTCCTGCGCATGGCGGTGTATGAGATGCTCTATATGGATGAGACCTCTCATGGGGTTGCTATAAATGAGGCCGTGGAGCTTGCCAAGAAATACGGCGATCAGGACTCCGGCAAGTTCGTAAACGGGATCCTGGCGAGCGTTGCACGGGAGATGGTTGACAATAGGGACAATGCCGGGAATTAG
- the xseA gene encoding exodeoxyribonuclease VII large subunit, with product MPGIRVYTVSEVNRYIGALLESDDILSGIWVRGEISNFNHHTSGHMYFSLKDDAGRLKCVMFRTWNSKLSCKLGDGMSVFAYGSIRVYDRNGDYQLYVEEIEPAGLGSLYLAFLQLKEKLEREGLLAPGRKRPLPAFPSVVGVVTSPTGAAIRDIVTVLRRRWPGVTVVLSPALVQGDGAPESIVNAIDAINEYSEEQHAVDVLIVGRGGGAIEELWAFNDERVARSIAGSRIPVISAVGHETDFTIADFVADKRAPTPSAAAEMAVPDVIELARRLGVSAARMRGAVEERLRAYRQAVDEEIRAIMASVDYSIRLRRERLAALAGRLHALSPLATLARGYAICRTLPGRVVVRAAREVAVGSDVEVILADGRIECGVKFVEEVCAYGIGNEKAGAGFKQPERFKRSEL from the coding sequence ATGCCGGGAATTAGGGTTTACACGGTAAGCGAAGTGAATCGCTACATAGGTGCGCTCCTCGAGAGCGACGATATCCTCTCGGGCATATGGGTAAGGGGAGAGATATCCAATTTCAACCACCACACTTCGGGGCACATGTACTTCAGCCTCAAGGACGATGCAGGCAGGCTCAAGTGCGTGATGTTCAGGACCTGGAATAGCAAGCTCTCATGTAAGCTCGGGGACGGGATGTCGGTATTTGCCTATGGCTCGATAAGGGTATACGATAGGAATGGGGATTACCAGCTCTATGTCGAAGAGATCGAGCCTGCGGGGCTTGGTTCGCTCTACCTGGCTTTCCTGCAGCTGAAGGAGAAGCTCGAGAGGGAGGGCCTGCTCGCCCCAGGGCGAAAGAGGCCCCTGCCGGCCTTTCCTTCCGTGGTTGGAGTGGTGACGTCCCCCACGGGCGCAGCTATCCGGGATATCGTGACCGTGCTGCGCCGGCGCTGGCCTGGCGTCACGGTGGTGTTGTCGCCGGCGCTGGTCCAGGGCGATGGCGCCCCTGAGAGCATTGTAAACGCTATAGATGCTATAAATGAGTATTCAGAGGAGCAGCATGCTGTCGATGTCCTGATTGTGGGACGCGGTGGCGGGGCGATCGAGGAACTGTGGGCGTTCAATGATGAGAGGGTTGCCAGGTCCATCGCCGGCTCGAGGATACCGGTCATATCAGCCGTCGGCCACGAGACGGATTTCACCATAGCCGATTTCGTTGCGGATAAGAGGGCTCCAACCCCGTCCGCCGCAGCGGAAATGGCCGTCCCGGATGTGATCGAGCTTGCCAGGCGGCTCGGGGTGAGCGCGGCCCGCATGCGCGGCGCCGTTGAGGAGAGGCTACGCGCGTACAGGCAGGCCGTGGATGAAGAGATAAGGGCCATCATGGCCTCTGTTGACTATTCCATAAGGTTGCGGCGCGAGAGGCTTGCGGCCCTCGCAGGCAGGCTGCATGCTCTGAGCCCGCTCGCAACCCTGGCGAGGGGCTACGCCATCTGCCGGACCCTGCCGGGGCGCGTTGTTGTCCGGGCTGCGCGCGAGGTTGCCGTTGGCTCGGATGTCGAGGTCATCCTGGCTGATGGCCGGATAGAGTGCGGGGTCAAGTTCGTCGAGGAGGTGTGTGCGTATGGCATTGGAAACGAAAAGGCCGGTGCCGGATTCAAGCAGCCTGAGCGATTTAAGCGGTCCGAGCTTTGA
- the xseB gene encoding exodeoxyribonuclease VII small subunit produces MALETKRPVPDSSSLSDLSGPSFEEAMKRIEEIVAALEDGQADLDKSLALFEEGMGLFRFCTQKLDEAEGRILMLVRDADDGDRKPLVRPFEVEESAG; encoded by the coding sequence ATGGCATTGGAAACGAAAAGGCCGGTGCCGGATTCAAGCAGCCTGAGCGATTTAAGCGGTCCGAGCTTTGAAGAGGCGATGAAGAGGATCGAGGAGATCGTCGCGGCGCTCGAGGATGGACAGGCTGATCTTGATAAATCCCTGGCTCTTTTTGAGGAAGGGATGGGGCTTTTTCGGTTTTGCACGCAGAAGCTCGATGAGGCCGAGGGCAGGATTCTCATGCTGGTCAGGGATGCCGACGACGGCGATAGGAAGCCTCTTGTGAGGCCCTTTGAGGTCGAGGAAAGCGCAGGTTAA
- a CDS encoding polyprenyl synthetase family protein, giving the protein MPVMKDFSSSFLSSYVADRVEAINSALAEFIADLKTGGSPVYDAIHYSLFPGGKRLRPILTLAAAEALGAAYSRAIRPACALELIHSYSLIHDDLPCMDDDDFRRGRYTVHKAFGEAMALLAGDSLISLAFEILSSPGAVAELGAETCVRLVEELARASGGLGMAGGQAMELLYTSGSGSGDGAVTEAGQGSEAVRSEKLGKIETLETVARFKTGALFKACLRCGAIAAGSNERALEALSRFAEYFGLGFQAADDLADMNSDEDSISLARAYGADRTRSLIRELRDRAVSELDFLGERARVLRSLADYLLIASA; this is encoded by the coding sequence ATGCCGGTAATGAAGGATTTCTCATCGAGTTTCTTATCGAGTTATGTAGCGGACAGGGTGGAGGCCATCAATTCGGCCCTCGCGGAGTTCATTGCGGACCTCAAGACCGGCGGGTCCCCGGTTTACGATGCCATACACTACAGCCTGTTCCCCGGGGGTAAGCGGCTCAGGCCCATACTGACCCTGGCTGCGGCCGAAGCGCTCGGCGCTGCCTATAGCCGGGCGATACGCCCGGCGTGCGCCCTGGAGCTCATCCACTCATACTCCCTCATTCACGATGACCTTCCCTGTATGGACGATGATGATTTCCGCAGGGGGCGATACACAGTCCACAAGGCGTTTGGCGAGGCCATGGCCCTTCTCGCCGGTGATTCCCTCATCTCCCTCGCCTTTGAGATATTATCCTCACCCGGGGCCGTTGCCGAGCTCGGGGCTGAAACATGCGTGAGGCTAGTTGAGGAATTGGCCCGGGCCTCGGGCGGGCTCGGCATGGCCGGCGGACAGGCCATGGAGCTTTTGTATACCAGTGGCAGCGGCAGCGGCGACGGTGCTGTAACTGAAGCGGGGCAGGGAAGCGAGGCGGTGCGCTCCGAAAAACTCGGAAAGATTGAAACGCTTGAGACTGTGGCCCGGTTCAAGACGGGGGCGCTTTTCAAGGCATGCCTCCGGTGTGGGGCAATAGCAGCAGGCTCGAATGAGCGCGCGCTCGAGGCGCTGAGCAGATTTGCCGAATACTTCGGCCTTGGTTTTCAGGCCGCGGACGATCTTGCGGATATGAACTCGGACGAAGACAGCATCTCGCTGGCAAGGGCATACGGGGCTGACAGGACGCGCTCGCTGATCCGGGAGCTCAGGGATCGCGCCGTATCGGAGCTTGATTTCCTGGGCGAGCGGGCGAGGGTTCTCCGTTCGCTAGCAGACTATTTGCTCATTGCCTCTGCGTAA